A section of the Piliocolobus tephrosceles isolate RC106 chromosome 14, ASM277652v3, whole genome shotgun sequence genome encodes:
- the LOC111534664 gene encoding telomere length and silencing protein 1 homolog codes for MPVVRKIFRRRRGDSESEEDEQDSEEVRLKLEETREVQNLRKRPNGVSAVALLVGEKVQEETTLVDDPFQMKTGGMVDMKKLKERGKDKISEEEDLHLGTSFSAETNRRDEDADMMKYIETELKKRKGIVEHEEQKVKPKNAEDCLYELPENIRVSSAKKTEEMLSNQMLSGIPEVDLGIEYV; via the exons ATGCCGGTCGTCCGGAAGATTTTCCGTCGCCGCCGGGGCGACTCGGAGTCAGAGGAAGATGAGCAGGACTCAGAGGAGGTTCG attaaaactgGAAGAGACCAGGGAGGTACAGAACTTGAGGAAGAGGCCCAACGGGGTGAG TGCTGTGGCCCTGCTGGTGGGAGAGAAGGTACAAGAGGAGACAACTCTAGTG GATGATCCCTTTCAGATGAAGACAGGTGGTATGGTggatatgaagaaactgaaggaaagGGGCAAAGATAA GATCAGTGAAGAGGAGGACCTGCACCTGGGGACATCGTTTTCTGCAGAAACCAACAGACGGGATGAGGATGCAGACAT GATGAAGTACATTGAGACAGAGctaaagaagaggaaagggatCGTGGAACATGAGGAACAGAAAGTTAAGCCAAAGAATGCAGAGGACTGTCTTTATGAACTTCCCGAAAACATCCGTGTTTCCTCAGCAAAGAAGACCGAGGAAATGCTTTCCAACCAGATGCTGAGTGGCATTCCTGAGGTGGACCTGGGCATCGAGTATGTTTGA